From the Terriglobia bacterium genome, the window GCATCCACGATGAATCCGCTGCCCAGCCCCAGCGGGCTGCCCTTGGCGTCCCGCGTTTGCAGGAAAACCACCGCCGGTCCCGATGCCGTGGCAATCTCCGCGGCGGTCTTCTCCACAATCCCCTGTTGGCACCATCCGTTGTTCGCAAGCGTGCACAGAGCAATCCCGAACCCGGCGGCAAGAAGTTCTTTTCTCATGGGAGCACCTCGGAGGGACCATTCACCTAATACTACTCCCTAACGATAGGGAAGTGCCAGCAGCCCCCTCCCCAGCCCTTTGCGTCCCGGCTTGTGTAGGCGACTTGTGTAGGGGACGGACTTTAGTCCGTCCGCCGCGTCCCGGTTTGTGTAGGCGACGACCTTTAGTCCGTCCATCGCTTCCCGGTTTGTGTAGGGGACGGACTTTAGTCCGTCCGTCGCTCGCGGGGTTTACGAGCGAAGAACCTCTCCTCGCATTCCTCCCACTCCATTGGCGAAAAGCGCGAACCCGCGCGGCTAGCCCCGTCTTAGCGCCCGCTCACCACTTCCTTGCCGTATCCCTCGAATCGTCAGGAAAGTGCGAAGAGAAAAACCCCACCCACCCGAACCCCGCGTTGACCGCTTTGCGGTCACCTAAAACATTGACCGCTTTGCGGTCACCTGGAATAACGATGCGCTGCCCGAAATCTCTCTCGGTCGTTAAGCTTGGGCCTATTTCAAAAGGGAAGGAATGTTTCGGGCCCCGTGAAGAATCCGGATGATTTGCAGCGGCTTTGTCTCTGGGTCGTACACGATCCAGTAACTCCGGTAGGGCTGCACCAGCCAGAAGCGCAAGGGCAAAGCGGTCAAGTCCGTGCGCGCATGACCAGCCAGCGGAATCTCGGCCAGAAACGCGCAGGCGGAATAAATCGCCTCTTCAACGCGGCCGGCTGCGTCAGCGGAATCTTCGGCGATGTAACTCCAAATGTCGAATAGATCTTCTGCAGCTTGGGGGGTGAATTGGCAGGCGCTCATGCCTGGCGCTTTTCAGCGAGCCAGGCGCGTTTCCTCTTCTCCAGTGTGGCTCGAACCTGGTCGGAATCGAGCAACTCCCCGCGCTGCGCGGCGGCATAGCCTTGCTCGATTTTTGCCGCGATCTCCGTTCTATGCTCGGCCAGCCAGGTTTCTTGCTCGTGGAGCAGGGAAACGGCGTGCTCCACGAATTCATCCACGGATTGGTACGGCCCGCGCTGCACGTCCTGCTTGATCAGTTCTTCCAGCTCCGGCCGCAGATGAATCTTCATGCCCATAGTCTACCCCAGGTTTTCCTCGCCAAGAAAGAGCGAAGAGAAAACCCCCACCCTCGCGAACCCCGCGTTGACCGCTTTGCGGTCACCCAGAACAAGGATGGCCACCCGGATTCCTCTCACTGCTCCAAGGGTCGGCCATCCGCTCCCATTCGCCCACCCGCCCGTCATTTCGAACGAAGCAGGCCAACGCTTTCTTTCCCCTTCGCTCCTGCGATCGAAGATTCCGGTCCGGCCGGAAAGGGTTGGCCTGCGCAGTGAGAAATCTCTCTTCGTTTTTGCCTCTCTTCGCATCTGAAGAACTCCCGTCTCCGTGCCACAATCCGCCCCCATGGAGCGCACCTCCCACGTCTACCTCATGGCCAGCAAATCAGAACAATTG encodes:
- a CDS encoding type II toxin-antitoxin system RelE/ParE family toxin → MSACQFTPQAAEDLFDIWSYIAEDSADAAGRVEEAIYSACAFLAEIPLAGHARTDLTALPLRFWLVQPYRSYWIVYDPETKPLQIIRILHGARNIPSLLK
- a CDS encoding type II toxin-antitoxin system ParD family antitoxin; translated protein: MKIHLRPELEELIKQDVQRGPYQSVDEFVEHAVSLLHEQETWLAEHRTEIAAKIEQGYAAAQRGELLDSDQVRATLEKRKRAWLAEKRQA